The proteins below come from a single Papaver somniferum cultivar HN1 chromosome 11, ASM357369v1, whole genome shotgun sequence genomic window:
- the LOC113320291 gene encoding aluminum-activated malate transporter 2-like, whose translation MDIESGKFDSQSNNGRYLESGFEWFKGFIGKLIQSGTKFEGKVEKLGRDDPRRLIHSLKVGITLALVAILFYFSPIYGGFKSATMCAILTVVVVFEFSVGATLGKGMNRAIATFAGAGLGVAIHHLADLAGKGGEPILLGSFVFLLAAVGSFSRFFPGIKARYDYGVLTFILTFSLVSVSGYRIDEIFELVLHRFSTVLIGCLICVMISVFVYPVWAGEDLHNQTCLNMEKLGDLLEAIGRDGLVHDNTSKYLLHLPGCESVINSKAAVESLVNFARWEPPHGKFRYGHPWKHYLKINMVTRQCAYKIQSLCNSIKTSQTQSVELSKMIQKENMTVSTELGKALKELSNSIKMMAYSESILKHLSNSTDAADNIKVSLQSCKLEDTNIFELMPEIQTTTLLMEVIESIGSIIDSVHELSSLAKFKGSEVPKPQVECICSDDQAAHVVIMVCALSSDLESGVSQDNCHL comes from the coding sequence ATGGATATTGAATCAGGGAAATTTGATTCACAGAGCAACAATGGCAGATATTTAGAAAGTGGGTTTGAATGGTTTAAGGGTTTCATTGGGAAGCTCATACAAAGTGGAACCAAATTTGAGGGTAAAGTAGAAAAATTGGGGAGAGACGATCCAAGAAGACTAATTCACTCCTTGAAAGTTGGAATAACCCTAGCATTGGTCGCTATTCTCTTCTATTTTAGTCCCATTTATGGTGGATTCAAGTCTGCAACAATGTGTGCAATCTTAACAGTGGTTGTCGTTTTTGAGTTTAGTGTTGGTGCCACTTTGGGTAAAGGAATGAACAGGGCAATCGCAACATTTGCAGGTGCTGGTTTAGGGGTTGCTATTCATCACCTAGCAGACCTAGCCGGAAAGGGAGGAGAACCCATTCTTCTCGGTTCTTTTGTATTCTTATTGGCCGCTGTCGGGTCCTTTTCTAGGTTTTTTCCCGGTATCAAAGCAAGATATGATTACGGAGTTTTAACTTTCATATTAACATTCAGTTTAGTTTCTGTATCGGGTTACAGGATTGATGAAATCTTTGAATTGGTTCTTCACAGATTCTCCACTGTTTTGATCGGTTGTCTTATATGTGTGATGATCTCAGTCTTTGTTTATCCTGTATGGGCTGGAGAAGATTTGCATAATCAAACTTGTCTCAACATGGAAAAACTTGGggatttattagaagcaattggaaGAGATGGTCTAGTTCATGACAACACTAGCAAATACTTACTTCACCTTCCTGGATGTGAAAGTGTTATAAACTCAAAGGCAGCTGTAGAATCTCTTGTTAATTTTGCAAGATGGGAGCCACCACACGGAAAGTTTAGATATGGTCATCCATGGAAGCACTATTTGAAGATCAACATGGTAACTCGTCAATGTGCATACAAGATTCAATCTCTTTGCAACTCCATCAAAACTTCTCAAACCCAATCAGTGGAATTAAGTAAGATGATTCAAAAGGAAAATATGACAGTGAGTACAGAGTTAGGGAAAGCATTAAAAGAATTATCAAATTCAATTAAGATGATGGCATATTCTGAATCTATTTTAAAACATCTTAGCAACTCAACGGATGCCGCAGATAATATCAAAGTTTCCCTACAGTCATGTAAATTGGAGGATACAAACATCTTTGAGCTGATGCCGGAAATTCAAACAACTACTCTACTGATGGAAGTCATTGAGAGCATAGGAAGTATTATTgattcagttcatgaactttctaGCCTAGCAAAGTTCAAAGGTTCAGAGGTGCCAAAACCGCAAGTGGAGTGTATTTGTAGTGATGATCAGGCAGCACATGTTGTTATTATGGTATGTGCACTATCTTCAGATCTGGAAAGTGGAGTTTCACAAGACAATTGCCATTTGTGA
- the LOC113321344 gene encoding probable leucine-rich repeat receptor-like protein kinase IMK3, with amino-acid sequence MSIVNLCGFNTDPFQFLMKRRIHQCKKKEKWKRNHHSLISNHLFLFLLFVAIQSVSAKWDGTIVTQGDYESLQAVKHDLIDPKGFLRSWNDSVSACSGGWAGIKCAQGQVIVIQLPWKGFGGRISEKIGQLQALRKLSLHDNYLTGTIPTSLGFLPNLRGVQLFNNRLSGNIPPSIGSCPLLQTIDFSNNKLNGIVPYTLANTTKLYYVNLSFNGLSGPVPVSFTKSPALTFLALQYNNFTGPIPVSLAKLSNLQEISLGHNQINGTIPTEIGSLSKLQTLDVSDNDLTGTIPASLGNISSLTKLDLSENSLSGEIPNSISGLANLKFLNVSYNNLSGAVPILLLRKFNSTSFMGNLELCGYSASTPCPSPPPSISPTSPAGLGHRRRKLSTKDIVLIAAGSLLAVLLLLCCILLCCLIRKRSASKSKGTQAGTARAATTEKGVAAMGPEVESGGETGGKLVHFDGPLTFTADDLLCATAEIMGKSTYGTVYKATLEDGSEVAVKRLREKIARNPREFEVEVNLLGKIRHPNLLALRAYYLGPKGEKLLVFDYMPKGSLTTFLHARGPDMPIDWPTRMNIAIGAARGLSYFHHNESMVHGNLTSSNILLDEQTNSKIADYGLSRLMTTAVNSNVIATAAALGYRAPELSKLKKANTKTDVYSLGVIILELLTGKSPGEAMHGVDLPQWVASIVKEEWTNEVFDVELMRDASTTGDELLNTLKLALHCVDPSPAARPEVQQVLQQLEEIKLEFASSSGDDSGAGVSGSGDGAAVAAPTN; translated from the exons ATGTCTATAGTGAATTTGTGTGGGTTTAACACAGACCCATTTCAGTTTCTAATGAAAAGAAGAATTCATCAgtgtaaaaagaaagaaaaatggaaGAGAAATCATCATTCATTGATTTCAAACCATTTATTCTTATTTCTACTATTTGTAGCCATTCaatcagtttcagcaaaatgGGATGGAACTATTGTAACTCAAGGTGATTATGAATCCCTACAAGCAGTGAAACACGACTTAATCGATCCGAAAGGGTTTTTAAGGAGCTGGAACGACAGTGTTAGTGCTTGTTCAGGTGGATGGGCTGGAATCAAATGTGCACAAGGTCAAGTTATTGTAATTCAGCTTCCATGGAAAGGGTTTGGTGGTCGAATCTCTGAAAAGATCGGACAACTTCAAGCACTTCGAAAGCTTAGTCTCCATGATAACTATCTTACTGGTACAATTCCTACATCTCTTGGTTTTTTACCAAATCTTAGAGGTGTTCAGCTCTTTAATAATCGTCTTTCCGGTAATATTCCACCTTCGATTGGTTCTTGTCCATTGCTTCAAACTATTGATTTCAGTAATAATAAACTCAATGGAATAGTCCCTTATACTCTGGCAAACACTACTAAGCTTTATTATGTTAATCTTAGTTTTAACGGTTTATCGGGTCCGGTTCCGGTTAGTTTCACTAAATCACCTGCTCTTACTTTCTTGGCACTTCAGTATAATAATTTTACTGGACCTATTCCTGTTTCATTAGCCAAATTGAGTAATCTGCAAGAGATTTCTTTGGGTCATAATCAGATTAATGGGACTATTCCTACAGAAATTGGCTCATTGTCGAAGCTGCAAACACTAGATGTCTCAGATAATGATTTAactggtacaattcctgcaaGTCTTGGTAACATTTCTAGTCTGACCAAGCTTGATTTGTCTGAAAACAGTTTATCTGGAGAAATTCCAAATTCAATTTCTGGTTTAGCCAATCTCAAGTTCTTAaatgtttcttataataatctatCTGGTGCTGTTCCGATTCTTCTGTTGAGAAAATTCAACTCAACTTCTTTTATGGGAAACCTTGAGCTTTGTGGCTATTCAGCTTCAACCCCATGTCCATCTCCTCCACCAAGCATCTCACCTACATCACCCGCGGGTTTGGGACACCGTCGCCGTAAATTGAGTACTAAAGATATAGTTCTCATAGCTGCAGGATCTCTTCTTGCAGTTTTACTTCTTCTTTGTTGTATTTTACTGTGCTGTTTGATAAGAAAAAGATCTGCTTCGAAATCGAAGGGCACTCAGGCTGGTACCGCAAGAGCTGCAACGACGGAAAAGGGTGTAGCTGCAATGGGGCCTGAAGTGGAATCTGGGGGTGAAACTGGTGGGAAATTAGTGCATTTTGATGGGCCATTGACATTTACGGCCGATGACCTTTTATGTGCAACTGCAGAAATAATGGGGAAGAGTACTTATGGGACAGTTTATAAGGCCACATTGGAAGATGGTAGTGAAGTTGCAGTGAAGAGATTGAGGGAAAAAATTGCTAGAAATCCTAGGGAATTCGAAGTAGAGGTTAATTTGCTCGGGAAGATTCGACATCCGAATCTATTGGCTCTTAGAGCTTATTATTTAGGCCCCAAAGGAGAAAAGCTTCTCGTGTTTGATTACATGCCTAAAGGGAGTCTTACCACTTTCCTCCATG CTCGAGGTCCTGATATGCCCATTGATTGGCCAACAAGGATGAACATAGCCATCGGTGCAGCTCGTGGTTTAAGCTATTTTCACCACAATGAGAGCATGGTTCATGGGAATTTGACGTCTAGCAACATTCTACTTGACGAACAAACAAATTCGAAAATTGCAGATTATGGCTTGTCACGACTCATGACCACTGCTGTCAATTCAAATGTGATTGCAACCGCAGCAGCTCTAGGATACCGTGCTCCAGAACTGTCGAAACTTAAGAAGGCAAACACAAAAACTGATGTCTACAGTTTAGGAGTTATCATATTAGAACTTTTAACTGGGAAATCTCCAGGAGAGGCAATGCACGGAGTTGATTTACCACAATGGGTAGCTTCAATTGTTAAGGAAGAATGGACAAATGAAGTTTTTGATGTCGAGTTAATGAGAGATGCTTCTACAACAGGAGATGAATTGCTTAATACTTTGAAACTAGCTCTACATTGTGTTGATCCATCACCAGCAGCACGGCCAGAAGttcaacaagtacttcaacaactgGAAGAAATTAAACTTGAGTTTGCTTCCAGTTCAGGTGATGATAGTGGTGCTGGTGTTAGTGGCTCTGGTGATGGTGCCGCCGTCGCCGCCCCTACAAATTGA
- the LOC113321918 gene encoding sterol 14-demethylase-like: MDFANLPTDLKEIKLFNVGILIVATLIVAKILSSLFMSGSKKNLPPVVKAWPLLGGLARFMKGPIIMLREEYPKLGSVFTVNLVNKKITFFIGPEVSSHFFKAPETDLSQQEVYQFNVPTFGPGVVFDVDYSVRQEQFRFFTESLRVTKLKGYVEQMVSEAEDYFSKWGESGEVDLKYELEHLIILTASRCLLGQEVRDQLFDDVSALFHDLDAGMLPISVIFPYLPIPAHRRRDQARKKLAQIFARIIASRKQTGKCENDMLQCFIDSKYKDGRPTTELEVTGLLIAALFAGQHTSSITSVWTGAYLFKNKQFLSGVVDEQKNLMKKHGGKIDHDILSEMDTLHRCIKEALRLHPPLIMLLRSSHTDFDVTTKEGKEYHIPKGHIVATSPAFANRLPYIYKNPDSYDPDRFGPDREEDKAAGAFSYISFGGGRHGCLGEPFAYLQIKAIWSHLLRNFEFELVSPFPEIDWNAMVVGVKGNVMVRYKRRKLVPGDDL; the protein is encoded by the exons ATGGATTTCGCTAATTTACCTACGGATTTGAAAGAGATTAAATTATTTAATGTTGGAATCTTAATTGTGGCGACATTAATCGTTGCTAAGATCCTTTCTAGTCTTTTCATGTCTGGATCTAAGAAAAACTTACCTCCAGTTGTCAAAGCATGGCCATTACTAGGTGGATTAGCTAGATTTATGAAAGGTCCAATTATAATGCTGAGAGAAGAGTATCCAAAACTAGGTAGTGTTTTCACTGTGAATCTAGTCAATAAGAAGATTACTTTCTTTATTGGACCTGAAGTTTCATCACATTTCTTTAAAGCTCCTGAAACTGATCTTAGTCAACAAGAGGTTTATCAATTTAATGTGCCTACATTTGGTCCTGGTGTTGTTTTCGATGTGGATTATTCGGTTCGGCAAGAACAGTTTCGATTCTTTACCGAGTCATTGAGGGTGACTAAGTTGAAAGGATATGTGGAGCAGATGGTTTCGGAAGCTGAG GACTATTTCTCAAAGTGGGGTGAGAGTGGTGAAGTGGACCTCAAGTATGAATTGGAACACCTAATTATTTTGACCGCAAGTAGATGCCTCCTGGGTCAAGAAGTCCGAGATCAGCTATTTGATGACGTATCTGCTCTCTTCCATGACCTTGATGCTGGAATGCTCCCAATTAGTGTCATTTTCCCTTACCTTCCCATCCCAGCTCATCGCCGTCGTGACCAAGCCCGTAAGAAACTTGCACAGATCTTCGCTAGAATCATTGCATCACGTAAACAAACAGGAAAATGTGAAAATGACATGCTTCAGTGCTTTATTGACTCTAAATACAAGGATGGTCGGCCGACAACTGAACTTGAGGTCACTGGTCTCCTCATTGCTGCTCTGTTCGCTGGTCAGCACACTAGTTCCATTACCTCTGTTTGGACAGGAGCTTACCTTTTCAAGAACAAGCAATTCTTATCTGGAGTCGTGGATGAACAGAAAAACCTGATGAAAAAGCATGGCGGTAAAATCGACCACGACATTTTGTCAGAGATGGACACTTTACATCGATGTATCAAAGAAGCTTTGAGGCTTCATCCCCCATTGATTATGTTATTACGTAGCTCACACACCGATTTCGATGTAACGACCAAAGAAGGAAAAGAATACCACATCCCAAAGGGTCACATAGTCGCTACATCCCCAGCATTTGCCAACCGACTCCCATATATCTACAAGAATCCAGATAGTTACGACCCTGATCGCTTTGGACCTGATAGGGAAGAGGACAAGGCAGCAGGAGCATTTTCCTACATTTCATTTGGAGGTGGAAGACACGGATGTCTTGGTGAACCCTTTGCATATTTACAAATCAAGGCAATATGGAGTCATTTGCTGAGGAACTTCGAATTCGAGCTGGTCTCACCCTTTCCAGAGATTGATTGGAATGCAATGGTTGTTGGTGTGAAAGGCAACGTAATGGTTCGTTACAAGCGACGAAAGCTTGTTCCAGGTGACGACCTATAG
- the LOC113322780 gene encoding PRA1 family protein B3-like, translating to MMSSAPTLPISNPNNNNSQPSQIATPAFRAFISRLSDSVRQGFSQRRPWLELVDRSALNRPDSVSEAASRIRKNFSYFRINYFTLLASVLALSLLTHPFSLFVLLCLLGSWLFLYIFKQSDSPLVIMGRTFSDRETLGVLVVLTIVVVFLTSVGSLLISALMVGLAIVCVHGAFRVPEDLFLDDQEPATTGFLSFLGAASSAAAAAAPVVASRV from the coding sequence ATGATGTCGTCCGCTCCAACTCTTCCGATCTCAAACCCTAACAACAACAATTCTCAACCATCTCAAATCGCAACACCAGCTTTCCGTGCATTCATATCACGTCTCTCAGATTCAGTCCGTCAAGGTTTCTCTCAACGTCGTCCATGGCTAGAACTCGTTGACAGATCTGCTTTAAACCGTCCTGATTCCGTTTCTGAAGCTGCATCTCGTATTCGCAAAAACTTTTCTTATTTCCGTATAAACTATTTTACTCTACTTGCTTCTGTTCTTGCCTTATCTCTTCTTACCCATCCATTCTCTCTTTTCGTTCTTCTCTGTCTCCTCGGTTCATGGCTGTTTCTTTACATCTTCAAACAATCTGATTCACCACTTGTGATTATGGGCCGTACGTTCAGTGATCGTGAAACGTTGGGCGTTTTGGTTGTTCTTACGATTGTTGTTGTTTTCCTAACAAGCGTTGGATCTCTACTTATCTCTGCACTTATGGTTGGATTAGCTATTGTTTGTGTTCATGGTGCATTTAGGGTTCCTGAAGATTTGTTTCTTGATGATCAAGAGCCTGCTACTACTGGTTTCCTTTCGTTCCTTGGTGCTGCTTCGTCTGCCGCTGCTGCTGCCGCTCCTGTTGTAGCATCAAGGGTGTAA